DNA from Microbacterium sp. SORGH_AS_0969:
GGAACAGGCGAAGGGCGAGTCGGTCGACGCGCGTGCCGACCTGTACTCGACGGGTGTCGTCCTCTACGAACTGCTGACCGGCCGACCGCCGTTCCGTGGTGAGACACCCGTGGCCGTCGCGTACCAGCACGTCAGCGAAGCCCCGGTGCCGCCGAGCGAGGTCAACGAATCCGTTTCGACGGCTCTGGATGCCATCGTGCTCCGCGCCCTCGCGAAAGATCCGTTCCAACGCCCGCAGGATGCCGCCGGCTTCCGGGAAGCGCTGGATGCCACCGTGGACGGCAAGGGTCCGACCAAGCGTCAGATGTCGGCGCTGTCGAACGAGCTCTACGGACCCAACCCGCGTCAGGCGGCCGAGACCGCACGGTCGCTGCGCCAGCTCAGCACCGACACGACGATGCGCCGTACGCAGCCGGGCCCTCCCGTCGCCTGGATCTGGGCGGGTGTCACCGTTCTCGCCGTGCTCCTGGTCGCCGTGCTGTTCTGGGTGATGCAGATCCAGCCCTCGAACAACGTCCCGTCCGCCGGCCGAGCCGTGCCCAACGTCGTCGACATGTCGTACGACCGGGCCGTCGAGGCGCTGGAGGGGGAAGACCTCGTCGCCAAGCGCGTCGACGAACCCAGCGACAAGATCGCCGCCGGAAACGTCACGCGGACGACGCCTGCCGCCGACACGTCCGTCGCGGAGGGTCAGGAGGTCGTGCTCTACGTCTCGAGCGGCCCCGATCTCGCCACCATGCCCACCCTTTCGGGGATGAGCGAAGAGGCCGCGCGCACCGCGCTGCAGCAGGCGGGGCTCTCCGTCGGTTCGGTCCGGCGACAGAACGACCCGGCTCTCGCCGCGAACACCGTGATCTCCGCGAATGTCGCGAGCGGCGGTGCAGTGACGAACGTTGAGGCGGGTTCGCAGCTCGCCAAGAACACCACCGTGAACCTCATCGTCGCCAGCGGCCAGGTCGTGATCGTCGACTACACGGGGTACACCGTGGATGCCGCCAAGCGCCAGCTCGAGTCCGATGCGACGCAGCTGACGGTCAAGGTCGAAGAGGATCCCAGCTGCGCGGCCTCGGTCCCGAGCCCCACGGTCAAGACGCAGTCGTTGGCTCCCGGTGAGGTCCCGGTCCACAGCGAGATCACGCTCACGTCCTGCTCGGGCTCCTGACGCGGCGGGGGTGGAGGGTCGCCCCGCGCTCGGCGGCGCCGCGGCATCCGGCATCCTCCATCCATCTGCCGAGAAGCCGGTGACCCCCCTCGGTCAGCACACTCTCCGGGTGGAATTGGACGCCGACGATCGGCGCGAACCGGTGGCGGAGGCCCATGATCACGCCGCTGTCGGTACGCGCCGTGACCTCGAGCTCAGCGGGGAGTGTTCCGTCCGACACGGCGAGGGAGTGGTAGCGCGTCGCCGCGAACCCGTCGGGCAGGTCGGCGAACACGCCTCGTCCGTCGTGGCGGATGCGGCTCGTGATGCCGTGCAGGAGCTCGGGGGCGTGGTCGACGCGGGCTCCGAACGCGACCGCGATCGCCTGATGGCCGAGGCAGACGCCGAGGAGCGGACGCATCGCGTCATGTGCGGCTCGGACGACCTCGATCGACCCTCCCGCCTGATCGGGATGACCGGGCCCGGGTGAGATCACGACGGCCTCGGCGCGTGTCGAGACCGCGTGGAGCAGCGTCGGGTCGTTCGCGGGAAGCGTCTCGACGCTCGCACCGAAAGATCGCTCAGGTACCCGGCGAGGGTGTGGACGAAGCTGTCGCGGTTGTCGACGACGACCACGCGCCACCGACTCACTCGACCGTGACCTCCTGCGGGTAGACCATGTCGCTCACCCAGGGGAAGACGTAGTAAAAGAGTCCGTAGAGCACCGCGGCAGCGAGGACGAGAAGGATGAGCACCCGCACCCACCAGGGTCCGGGCAGCACACGCCAGAGGGCTCCGTACATCAGGCGGCTCCAGAGGTCAGCGAAGCAGGGGCGCCGTTGGCGCGGGGCGTGAACGATTCGAAGACGCCGTAGCCGATGGCACGCTCCGAGAATCCGTAACGCGGGCTGCACGTGGTCATCGTGATCAACCGATCCGTTGCCTCCACCTGAGCGGCCTGCGGGACCGGGAGCAGCACGCCGACGCCGTCGGGCTGCACATACTCGAGGTTGCGGTAGCGGTAGGTGTACCAGCCGTCGGGGGTCTCGACGACGATGGCGTCGCCGATGTGGAGAGAGGGGAGGTCGGCGAACGGAGCGCCATGGCTGCCGCGGTGTCCCGCGATGGCGAAGTTGCCGACCTGACCGGGCATCGCGTTGTCGGGGTAGTGCCCCACGCCGATCGGGTCGAGCGTGACCGATGAACTCACTCCGCCCGCCAGCTTGAACTGGTAGTCCGACCCCAGGCGCGGGATGCGCAGGACGCCGAAGACCTCGCCGTCGCCGGGCTGTGGCAGAGCGGGCGGCTCGGCGGTGGCCGGCTCCGTCGGGGCGGGCGCTCCGGAGGACGAAGCGGTCGGCGACGGCGCGGGGGCGGGTGTCTCGGTCGCCCACTTGTCGGTCAGTGAACTGGCTTCGTTCTTGTACTGGGCACCGATGATCGCGTCGCCGATCCAGAGCTGCCAGGCGACGAACAGAAGCACGAGCACGCCCGCGGTCAGCAGCAGGTCACCGAAGACACCGATGACCGATACCCGGCGCCGCGGAGCGGAACGCCGGCGAGAGCCACGGCGAGCGTCGCGACGCGTCTGCGGAGAGGATGCGGTGTCCACCAGGCGATTCTAGTTCCGTGGGTCGCACAGCACCTGAGCATTAGACTGGGCCGCATGGCTCGAACTGGAAACGGCGACGACCCGATCGCCGAGCGCAACGAAGGCGCGTCGGCACCGAACCCTGTGTGGTTCCTGCCCATCATGATCGGTCTCATGCTGGTGGGCCTGGTCTGGGTCCTGGTGTTCTACCTCAGCAACTCGCAGTTCCCCATTCCCGGCATCGGCCCGTGGAACCTCGTCATCGGCTTCGGAATCGCCTTCGTGGGCTTCCTGATGACCACGCGCTGGCGCTGAATTTCACCCGACTTACACGTGTGTAATTCATCCCCACCTGTGGATGAGCCTGTGGATAACTCTCAGTAGTACACGACGACGGGGATCACGAGCAGCGCGAGAAGCACCGCGCCCACCCCGACCAGCAGCCCGATCTGCAACGCTCTCTGACGCGCGAGACGCGTCCGGCGCGTAGACGAAGCCCACGGCCGCCCCGGTGATGAGGCCACCCAGGTGCGCCTGCCAGGAGATCCCGACGCCGTTGAGCGCGGAGATGAAGTCGCCCGTACCGATCGAGGTGATGAGCGCGACGACGAACGGCCATGCGAAGTTGATGCCGATCAGCACGGCGATGACGCGGATGTCGGCGCCGATATGGCGCCCGATGACGAGCAGGGCGCCGAAGAGGGCGAAGATCGCGCCCGAGGCGCCGACGACCGGGGTCAGCGGCGCGAGGAGTGCCACCGCCACGGATCCGCCGAGTGTGCCGAGGACGTAGAGGACGACGAACCGCCATCGCCCCAGGAGCGGTTCGAGGTTTCGACCGATGAACCACAGCGCGAGCATGTTCAGCGCGATGTGGAAGAAGCCGGAGTGCACGAGCGAGACGGTGAACAGCCGCCACGGCTCGAACGCCCCGAACTGCGGAACGAGGTACGGGCCGTAGAACATGAGCGCGTTGCTCAGGATCGACCCGAGACCGGGGATGATCCCGATGATGTAGACCAGGCCTGTGATCGCGATGATCGTCAGCGTCGCGAGGGGTCGTCCCGAGGCGACCACGACGGCCGGGCGACGCGATGCCCAGCGTCGTTCCGCCTTCTTTTGGGCAGGGGTCTCCGCGGCGCGCTGCTGAGCCATGCACTCGGGGCAGATCACGCCGACGGCGGCGGGTGTGCGACATTCCGAACAGACCGTACGCAGGCATCGCTGGCAGAGCACGAAGCTCTGTCGATCCGGATGCCGGTAACAGAAGTTGTCGCTGTTACGACGGAACTCGTCGGTCGTGGACACCCGCCGCCGCCTCGAAGATCAGACGGCCACGACGTCGACCGAGTGCAGGACGACGTCGGCCTTCGGACGGTCCTGGGCACCGGTGGGCACCGCAGCGATGGCGTCGACGACGGCCTTCGACGCGTCGTCGGCCACCTCACCGAAGATGGTGTGCTTGCCCTGCAGCCACGGCGTCGGGTCGGTGGTGATGAAGAACTGCGAGCCGTTGGTGCCCTCGGCCTGGCCCGTGATGGCGTTGCGGCGCAGGCCGGCGTTGGCCATGGCGAGCTTGTAGGGCTGCGTGAAATCGAGCTCGGGGTGGATCTCGTCGTTGAAGTTGTAGCCGGGCCCGCCGATGCCCTGACCGAGCGGGTCGCCGCCCTGGATCATGAAGTTCGGGATGATGCGGTGGAAGATGACGTCCTTGTAGAGCGGACCCTCACCCTTGGCGCCGGTGGCGGGGTTGGTCCATTCCTGCGTTCCATCGGAGAGGCCGATGAAGTTGCGGACGGTACGGGGAGCGTGGTCGCCGAACAGGTTGACCACGATGTCGCCGTGGTTGGTGTGCAAGGTCGCGACGGCGGTGTGAGTAGCCATGGGTACATTCTCTCAGAGTTATCTGCAAGGGTCCGTGGTGGGCACCGCCCGGTCTGGCAAGATGAAGCAACGTACATCCCATCGACAGGGAGGATGAGCCGTGGGCCTCAGCCGCAAGAGCAAGAAGGAACTGCGCAAGCTCCAGAAGCACGCCGCGAAGGTGTGGGAGTCGCAGCAGGTGCTGCTGGGCGAGAGCGGAAAGGTGGCTCGCGAAGCCGGCCACCAGCTCGGTCGCTTCAGCCGCGAAGACCTCGTCCCCGCCGTCCAAGACGGCTACAACAAGTACGCCGCGCCCTACGTCGACAAGAGCGTGAAGTACAGCAACCGCTTCCTCAGCAACAAGCTCATTCCGGCGGCCGGTGCGGTCGTCGGCGGGGCGATGTCGGTGTGGGATGCCGCGGGCGACACGCGTGACCGCCTCGCGAAGGGCCAGGGCTTCGAGCTCGATGCCCATAAGTACGCGAAGCGCGCCGAGAAATACGGCAAGAAGGCGTCGAAGAACCTCGCCAAAAAGCTTCCGCACCAGAACGACGGCATCGGCGCCGGCGGCGTCATCGCCATCATCCTCGGCGTCGTCGCGGCGGCCGGTGTGGCCTACGCCGCGTGGCAGACACTTCGTGCCGACGACGAGCTGTGGGTGGCCGACGACCCGCTGCGTGCACCGGACGCGTGAGCGACCCCACCATCAGAGTCCGAGAGGCCGCGCGCGAGCGCGGCCTCTCCGTCCATATCCGGGAGCGTCCGGCGGCGTCGAGCCTGGACGAGGCGGCCGAACTCCTCGGCATCCCCTCCGCGGCCATCGTGAAGACGCTCGTGGTCAAGCGATCCGACGACACGTATCTCTTCGCGCTCGTGCCCGGTGACCGGGCGATCTCGTGGCCCAAGCTCCGCGCCGTCGTCGGAGTCAACAAGCTCCGACTGCCCGAACCCGAGCTCGCCCTGGCGGCGACTGGATACGAACGCGGGACGATCGTGCCGATCGGCAGCACGACCGACTGGCCGGTCTACGCCGACGAGAGCATCGTCGGCCAGCGCATCGCCATGGGGGCCGGGGCGCACGGCTACAGCCTCTTCGTCGAGGCCGACGACCTGATCGACGCGTACGACGCGACGGTCGCCGATATCACCGCGCCTCGTGCGTGAGCGTTGACTCCTCCGTCCCGCGCGGCGAGATCTTCGCCATGCGGAGCGCGATGTCCACGAGCTGAACACGGCGAAGCTTGCGGACCGCCGGCAACGAGAACCACTCTGCACGGTCCGTAGATCCCCCGACCTCGTGGCGGAGACGCCCTCCGACCACGTGGGCGCGGTAGACGATGCGCAGCGTGTGGAGCGGACCGTCGGCATCGTCCGACAGACGCCCGGACGCCGGT
Protein-coding regions in this window:
- the pknB gene encoding Stk1 family PASTA domain-containing Ser/Thr kinase, which encodes MTTETRVLSGRYRVDDLIGRGGMASVYRGYDQTLGRTVAIKVLKADLAGDAAFRTRFRLEAQAASRMAHPTIVRVFDAGEDVETGPDGQERPVPYIVMELVHGRLLKDIISAGPVPTDDALRYVDGILEALEYSHRAGVVHRDIKPGNVMITESGGVKVMDFGIARAVSDSSSTVAETTAIVGTAAYFSPEQAKGESVDARADLYSTGVVLYELLTGRPPFRGETPVAVAYQHVSEAPVPPSEVNESVSTALDAIVLRALAKDPFQRPQDAAGFREALDATVDGKGPTKRQMSALSNELYGPNPRQAAETARSLRQLSTDTTMRRTQPGPPVAWIWAGVTVLAVLLVAVLFWVMQIQPSNNVPSAGRAVPNVVDMSYDRAVEALEGEDLVAKRVDEPSDKIAAGNVTRTTPAADTSVAEGQEVVLYVSSGPDLATMPTLSGMSEEAARTALQQAGLSVGSVRRQNDPALAANTVISANVASGGAVTNVEAGSQLAKNTTVNLIVASGQVVIVDYTGYTVDAAKRQLESDATQLTVKVEEDPSCAASVPSPTVKTQSLAPGEVPVHSEITLTSCSGS
- a CDS encoding class E sortase codes for the protein MDTASSPQTRRDARRGSRRRSAPRRRVSVIGVFGDLLLTAGVLVLLFVAWQLWIGDAIIGAQYKNEASSLTDKWATETPAPAPSPTASSSGAPAPTEPATAEPPALPQPGDGEVFGVLRIPRLGSDYQFKLAGGVSSSVTLDPIGVGHYPDNAMPGQVGNFAIAGHRGSHGAPFADLPSLHIGDAIVVETPDGWYTYRYRNLEYVQPDGVGVLLPVPQAAQVEATDRLITMTTCSPRYGFSERAIGYGVFESFTPRANGAPASLTSGAA
- a CDS encoding cell division protein CrgA codes for the protein MARTGNGDDPIAERNEGASAPNPVWFLPIMIGLMLVGLVWVLVFYLSNSQFPIPGIGPWNLVIGFGIAFVGFLMTTRWR
- a CDS encoding rhomboid family intramembrane serine protease, with protein sequence MSTTDEFRRNSDNFCYRHPDRQSFVLCQRCLRTVCSECRTPAAVGVICPECMAQQRAAETPAQKKAERRWASRRPAVVVASGRPLATLTIIAITGLVYIIGIIPGLGSILSNALMFYGPYLVPQFGAFEPWRLFTVSLVHSGFFHIALNMLALWFIGRNLEPLLGRWRFVVLYVLGTLGGSVAVALLAPLTPVVGASGAIFALFGALLVIGRHIGADIRVIAVLIGINFAWPFVVALITSIGTGDFISALNGVGISWQAHLGGLITGAAVGFVYAPDASRASESVADRAAGRGGRGASRAARDPRRRVLLRVIHRLIHRWG
- a CDS encoding peptidylprolyl isomerase, yielding MATHTAVATLHTNHGDIVVNLFGDHAPRTVRNFIGLSDGTQEWTNPATGAKGEGPLYKDVIFHRIIPNFMIQGGDPLGQGIGGPGYNFNDEIHPELDFTQPYKLAMANAGLRRNAITGQAEGTNGSQFFITTDPTPWLQGKHTIFGEVADDASKAVVDAIAAVPTGAQDRPKADVVLHSVDVVAV
- a CDS encoding aminoacyl-tRNA deacylase, producing MSDPTIRVREAARERGLSVHIRERPAASSLDEAAELLGIPSAAIVKTLVVKRSDDTYLFALVPGDRAISWPKLRAVVGVNKLRLPEPELALAATGYERGTIVPIGSTTDWPVYADESIVGQRIAMGAGAHGYSLFVEADDLIDAYDATVADITAPRA
- a CDS encoding NUDIX hydrolase; this encodes MDMRVAAYAIVTGSSDRLLLAHWVEGRRAAWTLPGGGLEAGEDPERAVRREVREETGYRVVVDELLGIHSRVIPASGRLSDDADGPLHTLRIVYRAHVVGGRLRHEVGGSTDRAEWFSLPAVRKLRRVQLVDIALRMAKISPRGTEESTLTHEAR